In Acidobacteriota bacterium, the DNA window CAACGAGGCCGGGCCCGTGCTCGAAGCCTGGCGGATGGGGGTCGCCGAACACGGCGAGGAGTGGATGCGGGCCAGGATGGAACAATCGGCCGTGCGCCTCCTCACCAACATCTTCCGCGTGGGGCTGTTCGAAAACCCCTACCTCGACCCCGGCGCAACCGCCCGCACCGTCGGCAGCCCCGATTTCGTGCGAGCGGGGTATGCCGCGCAGCTCCGCTCCGTCGTGATGGTGAAAAACCGCGCCGCGGCGCTCCCGGCCGCCCGGGGGAAGACCGTCTACCTCCCCATGAAATTCACCCCCGCGCGCCGGGGCTTCCTCGGCCGGGAGGAGCCCGCCAAGCTCGACTACCCCGTCAGCCGGGCGATCGCGGAGAAGTATTTCCGGGTGACGGACGACCCCACCGCGGCCGATTTCGCCCTCGTCGTCGTCGACAGCCCCGAGGGGGGGTCCGGCTACTCGGCCGAAGACGCCCGGCGGGGAAGAAACGGTTATCGCCCCATCACGCTGCAGTACCGCCCCTACCGGGCGACGGCCGCGCGCGCCCGCAGCCTGGCAGGGGGAGACCCGCTGGAAACCTCCACCGACCGCTCCTACCGGGGCAGGACCGCCCGGGCGGCCAACGAGCGCGACCTGGAGACGATCCTGGCCGCGCGGCGGGCGATGGGACCGAAGCCGGTCGTGGTCGCCGTGCGGGTGTCCAACCCGATGGTGTTCGCCGAATTCGAACGGGAGGCGGACGCGATCCTGCTCTGTCTGGGCATCCAGGACCAGGCGCTGATGGAGATCGTTTCGGGCGCGGCCGAGCCGTCGGGCCTCCTCCCAATCGGGATGCCGGCGGACATGGCGGAGGTGGAGCGGCAGGACGAGGACGTCCCCTTCGACATGAAGTGCCACGTGGATACGGAGGGGAACGCCTACGACTTCGGCTTCGGCCTCTCCTGGCACGGCGTCATCCGGGACGGCCGGACGGCCAGGTACCCGAAACCCTAGCGGGGGAGTTTACAAAGGGAGATCCTGCCGGTCGCGGGCTTGAAGATCATCATCTGGAAGATCCCGGGGCCGTCGTAGCGGTTGCCCCTGACCGCGTACGACTCCGCCGCGCCGCCGGTGGCGAAGAGGGGGACGCCGGAGCTTTCGCGCCGGGAATAGCCGTGGATGTGCCCGAAGAAGGCGGCCCGGATCCTCCTCCGGTGGCGCCGGAGCAGGGCCAGGAAACGGTCGGAATAGACCGGCGGGAGGCTGTGAAACCCCCACCCCTCCACCCGCGGGGGGACGTGGGAAAAGATCAGGGTGCCGGGCCGGAGGTGCTGCTCGAGAAACGCCGCCTCGCTCCGGCGGAAGGTCCGGTCGGAGGTGTTGAGCCCGACAAAGCGCCAACGGCCCACGTCCACGACCTTGCGCGTCGGGCCGAAATGGCGCACGAACTCCGCGAGCGGCCGGTCGTGGTCCCCCGGGACCGCGGCCAGCATCGCCGGGTACGGATCGAGGGCGCGGAGGATGGCCCGGTATTCCCGGCGCGTGGCGTGGACCGCCAGGTCCCCCGCAACCAGGAACAGGTCCGGCCGGTGGAGGCGCCATACATGCTCGAGGAGCGGGGGGAAATTCCCCCTCCATTCCGGGCGGCACGCCGGGTCGGCCATGACGGCGACGGTCCGGACCCCCTCGATCCCCAGGTACTTCTCCCTGATGATGTCCATTCCGGATCCTCAACCTGCAAGTCTGGCGTATACCACGGCGCCAATCAAGCCCCTCCCGGCCCCTACGAAGGTCTGCGGACGCTCCGGGTGACGATGATGTCGGTGTCGCAGCCGGCCGGCCGGCTGAGGACCACAGCCCCGATCTCCACGGGGGCGTCGACCGTGACCTTCCGGATCTCCTCCATGACGTCCATGATCCGGGCAAGCGGGATGGGGCGGTCGGTCCGGACGCTCGCCAGGGGGGCATCCCCCCCCCGCACCCGCACGCTCGAACTGATCGTGCGCATGGGGTTCAGGATCTCCTGCCGCACCCAATCCTCCCCCTTCGGGCACACGCTCCCCTCGACCTTGGCGATCACGGGGGTTTCGTCGTCGTCCACGTAGGCCACCAGGGGGCAGCCGTTGGGACAGAGCACGCACGTATACTCTTTCTTGATCATTCTACCGACACCTCCAGGGGGGAACCGTCCGCGCCGGCCCCCTTCTTGACCGGGATCCGGATCATCTCCGCGGGGTGCAGCCGCATCATCTTCTTCTTCCGGATCGTCCTCCCTCCCCCGTCCCGGATCACGACCGTCCTGTCGCGCCACGGGGCGGTCACGCGCAGGGAGAGGATGAAGTCCCGCTCGCCCGAAACGGTCTGGGGGAGGACGTAGCGCACCCCCTCCCCCGCGCGGACCGGGGTCCGCCGCCGGGGCTCCTCGCGCCGGTCCTGCACGTAGGCGGCCGCGAACCGCCCCGCCTCCTCCGCCTCCACCG includes these proteins:
- a CDS encoding DUF1667 domain-containing protein; amino-acid sequence: MKKEYTCVLCPNGCPLVAYVDDDETPVIAKVEGSVCPKGEDWVRQEILNPMRTISSSVRVRGGDAPLASVRTDRPIPLARIMDVMEEIRKVTVDAPVEIGAVVLSRPAGCDTDIIVTRSVRRPS